In the genome of Neodiprion pinetum isolate iyNeoPine1 chromosome 2, iyNeoPine1.2, whole genome shotgun sequence, one region contains:
- the LOC124212464 gene encoding uncharacterized protein, whose product MLRTKIEAMILNCAKDKQEAVLEAISRLSDAEQSTVEAWLSAVNYKSNNDRQYKTQWIYECLLLRMKSKKAYIHVRRHKALALVVKGTYGFQCNILEALKTTTSNMSPQDIRCTRGDHALVLFKGKWVQTSECFLSKGVAIGTIVHKIIIECVILPEKAGLRINAITTDGASRNRSMWNTFGVTDKNVAIDDIVDYTHRHWFFSDFPYLIECIRNFFTYQQKYNQAWFFGIVDVLQLFKNSYKDLKDCEGNIRFC is encoded by the exons ATGCTTAGGACCAAGATTGAAGCAATGATATTAAACTGTGCAAAAGACAAGCAAGAAGCAGTACTCGAAGCAATTTCAAGATTGTCTGATGCAGAGCAATCAACTGTTGAAGCATGGTTATCGGCAGTGAATTACAAAAGCAACAACGATCGACAGTATAAAACACAATGGATTTACGAGTGTTTGCTCTTACGAATGAAAAGTAAGAAAGCCTACATTCATGTCAGGAGGCATAAAGCACTCGCTCTAGTGGTTAAAGGCACGTATGGCTTTCAGTGCAACATCCTCGAAGCTTTGAAGACAACGACTTCGAACATGTCACCTCAAGATATACGTT GCACAAGAGGAGATCACGCATTGGTGCTATTCAAAGGAAAATGGGTACAAACATCAGAGTGCTTTTTGAGTAAGGGCGTAGCTATTGGAACAATCGTGCACAAAATCATAATAGAATGTGTCATACTACCAGAAAAAGCTGGCTTACGCATCAATGCAATTACAACAGACGGAGCAAGCAGGAATCGATCGATGTGGAACACATTTGGGGTAACGGACAAAAATGTTGCCATCGATGATATTGTAGACTATACACACCGACACTGGTTTTTCTCTGATTTTCCGTATTTAATCGAATGCATCAGAAATTTCTTCACATATCAGCAAAAGTACAACCAAGCTTGG TTCTTCGGCATCGTGGATGTTTTGcaactttttaaaaatagctACAAAGATTTGAAAGATTGTGAAGGCAACATTAGATTCTGTTAA